In Lactuca sativa cultivar Salinas chromosome 5, Lsat_Salinas_v11, whole genome shotgun sequence, the DNA window atgtggtagagatagtctttgtggctaatggtagagatagccttttggctaatggtagagacaaCCTTTATAgctgatggtagagatagccttatgGATAACGGTAGAGATAGCCCTTGTGGTTAACAatagagatagcctttgtggctaatggtagaggtAGCTTCATAGCTAATTAatgtgtgatatgtggtagaggtagctacTATAGCTAatcgatatgtgttatgtggtagagataacttttatagctaatatgacaTGTGGatgttgtgtggggtatgctctgggtgactcactaagctttcagcttACTGTTTgcggatttgtttcaggtacatcagagccCAAGGGCAAAGGCACAGCATGATGATGGGGcatgcactctatctctcttttccGATATGATTTGGGGACActctaatgttttaaaaataatgTGTAATGAttgtggatttgaaaacaattatttaGATCTTCATATTTTATGAATTATGATTGActaattaaaaacgaaaaatttctttgaaaatttggGTCATTACTACCCcacattagggtttctggatggcacacatatgcccaacgtacataAGCGTACACCCAATGTACACACTCGGTTGTCTTGATCCAACTCTGGCCAGTATTCTAGGCGTACCAGCTTAAAGGGAAAAACTGTAAATCATGAAAATTAAAAGGGAAAAAGCATACACACCATGATCGgggtgttaaaattctcccccacttgaactagacttcgtccttgaagtctggtGCAGAAAACAACTCTAGATAATGCTCCTGCATTTTAGCCTTCGGCTCCTAGGTCCACTCGGTGCCCCTCTGGTGCTACCAATGTACCTTCACCAAACGTATTTCCCTGCTATGCAAAACCTTTTCATTTCTTTCAAGAAGAGCCAccagtctctcaacatagttcaggcgctcatcaaaCTAAATATCATCAAAGCATATCACTACACCCTCATCCAATACGCACTTCcacaactgcgaaacatggaaagtgctgtgaatttgactgagctcctcaggaagatccaatcTATAAGCAACCTTACCAACCCTGGCGATCACTTGGAACAACTAATATATTCGCGACCCAATTTTCccttcttcctgaagcgaatcataCATTTACAAGGTGAGACCTACATCAATACCATATCGTCGAGCTGAAATGCCAACTCGGATCGACGCTGGTCGACATAaatcttctgccgactctaagcagtctgcAATCTCTGCCCAATCTGCTAAATCATCTCTATGGTCTGGAGGACCACTTCGGTCCACCCCATAACTTTGTGACCAACTTCGACCCAACAAACCAGGGTACAACATCTCCGCCCctacaagagctcaaaaggtgtAACACCAATGCTAGAGTAATAACTGATGTTATAGGAGAACACTAACataggtaggtaggagtcccaactccctccaaaatcaatgacacatgcccgaaacatatcctcaagggtcaaTATCGTCTGCTCGCTCTAGTCGTCGATCTGTGGATGATAAGCTATGCTGAAGTGAAACCTCACgcccaattcctcatggaacttctacaAAAAACGGGAGGTGAATCGAACATCGTGATAtgaaacaatggagaccgaaaccacatggcgagcaacgatctaGCGAATATGCACATCTGCTAACTTCTCGGTAGCAGACCTCTCCTGAATTGCAAGAAAGTGGGAACTCTTAgtcaattgatccacgatgacccagatAGCATTGAAACCCTTTGCCGACTTCggaaacttggtgatgaaatccatcgaaatatgctcctatttccacatgggaagaTCCAGAggttgcagcttgccatgcggcctctgatgctcggccttaaccatcCTGCAAGTTAAGAACCTCTCCACGTACCAGGCGATCTCCCACTTCATGCAtagccaccaataactcaatcttAGATCCCGATGCATCTTGGTGGTCCCCAGATGGATAGAGAAATGAGACCTACGAGCTTCCTCCAACACAATTTGTCTGACCCCACCAAACAtaggaacccatacccgaccacaACAGGTCAAGAGTCCACGACTATCCGGAACAAATATGGCGATCTCATCCCTGATCCTATCTATCTTCCAGTTCTCTTCCCAAAcaccctcgacctgagcctccctaatcaattCCAAAAGCggagaatccactgatatcctcatacacgatGCCCAATCTGATGACCCAGCCAACTTGCGGATCAAAGCATCCACCACCACATTCTCTTTACCTAGATGGTAAATGATCTCGGAGTCATAATCTTTGAATACGTCCATTAACTCGTGCTGCCTCATGAGGACCGCCCCCAAACAAGTGATGGATATACCACAGAAAACCACAAACCCTCAATTCCCACAGCAAGGGTCAAAATTGGGGCCTCGCATAGCCTCTGCCAAAGGTTCTCAAATGTTGTGTACTGCTTAGGGCCCCATTGGAAACCCAGCCCTTTCCTCTTCTGATAAGTGAGGGGTACTGAATTCTTGAagaaatcatgaatgaatctacgatagtaccctgccaaaccgaagaaactcctgatatctaagcaagatttcggaacctcccactgcatcccagcctcaatcttggccggatcgatcaACTTTCTATATTTTTTAAGGAGGTGTCTAGGGAACTGAACCTAtcacaaccaaaactcgcacttcaagaacttagcataaagGCGTTCTCGCCTcaacacctccaaaagctcatgaagatgctcctcatgatgATCtatggtcttggaatataccaatatatcatcaatgaatacattAACCGAACATcaagcatcggcctacacactcgattcattaaatccataaatactgccggcgcgttggtgagcccaaatggaatcaccataaactcataatgcccatagtGAGTATAGAACGCAGTCTTCTCTACGTCCCCCTCTCTCACCCTGACCTAATTATACCCGAACCTGATATCtattttggaaaaccaagatgcaccccgCAACTGATCAAAGAAGTCTTCAATTCGCAGaaggggataacagttcttcaccgttagcttgttcaactctctgtaatcaataCAGATCTGGTGTGaaacatccttcttcttgacgaacaaaatcggcACTCCCTatggagaactactcggtctgatgaactgcttgcctagcatCTCCTGCAATTGAGATGACAAATCCTGCATCTCAAGGGGTGCCaagcggtacgacgccttggcaatcGGGGCCACACCTGACACGAGGCCAATTCTGATttcgacctgcctctcaggaggcacaccggtAACTCTTTGGGAAACACATCGGCAAACTCCGTGACAACCAGGACCTCTAAAACTGAAACCAGATCCCCAACACATGTATCCACCACATAATccaaataacccgcacacccataCTGAATATGTTGTCGAGCTCTGGCTGTAGAAGAAATCCTTGAACCCATCCGggtgccctctccatagataactaGTTCATCCCGAcatagggttcgaactaccacacgCTGGCCTTCACAATCAATCTGAGCACCAAAACTactcagccagtccatacccacaatcacata includes these proteins:
- the LOC111911524 gene encoding uncharacterized protein LOC111911524; this encodes MDVFKDYDSEIIYHLGKENVVVDALIRKLAGSSDWASCMRISVDSPLLELIREAQVEGVWEENWKIDRIRDEIAIFVPDSRGLLTCCGRVWVPMFGGVRQIVLEEARRSHFSIHLGTTKMHRDLRLSYWWLCMKWEIAWYVERFLTCRMVKAEHQRPHGKLQPLDLPMWK